A DNA window from Brassica napus cultivar Da-Ae chromosome A4, Da-Ae, whole genome shotgun sequence contains the following coding sequences:
- the LOC106424978 gene encoding eukaryotic translation initiation factor 1A: MPKNKGKGGKNRKRGKNEADDEKRELIFKEDGQEYAQVLRMLGNGRCEAMCIDGTKRLCHIRGKMHKKVWIAAGDIVLVGLRDYQDDKADVILKYMSDEARLLKAYGELPENTRLNEGIVGDLDEDDDNAADDYVEFEDEDIDRI; encoded by the coding sequence ATGCCGAAGAACAAGGGAAAAGGAGGAAAGAACAGGAAGAGAGGAAAGAACGAAGCTGATGACGAGAAGCGTGAGCTTATCTTCAAGGAAGATGGCCAAGAGTACGCTCAAGTCCTTCGCATGCTCGGCAATGGCCGATGCGAAGCCATGTGCATTGACGGCACCAAACGTCTCTGCCATATCCGTGGTAAGATGCACAAGAAGGTCTGGATCGCAGCAGGCGACATCGTCCTTGTTGGCCTGAGGGACTACCAAGATGACAAAGCTGACGTCATCCTCAAGTACATGTCTGACGAGGCCAGGCTTCTCAAGGCCTATGGTGAGCTTCCTGAGAATACCCGTCTTAATGAAGGCATTGTTGGTGATCTTGATGAAGATGACGATAATGCTGCTGATGATTACGTTGAGTTTGAGGACGAGGATATCGATAGGATCTAA
- the LOC106424929 gene encoding uncharacterized protein LOC106424929, which translates to MKVSVMWRGNTYTIEIDPNANLKELGYELRKLTAVTAETLRLIVPRLNEKGSNLILPFSDEHLRLTLHESSIVEGKTIRMMGVTEEEVNGVQKDATPDMRILGFEDEERRRLRLKKLSSTSIKLPQGPYIFCGFRTLQLPGVELNPTPADALKRMHMLASDPGIIAIMNKHRWRVGIMTELAPVGYVGVSPKCLLGFNKNQGEEISLRLRTDDLKGFRKYQSIKKTLLHELAHMVYTEHDENFYALDSQLNKEAESLDWTKSRGHTLNGAKATKDFDDEEGFFDEIGDENFGQRLGGNQYDHLGNARQSSVAAAYHRLSQTSDVGASKLREEPDPDDSVDENKQQILPEAHSDSRSELEPDPDDTTEDASTPEHHLGSLEIASGVSHPAEPDPDDVETRTSIAEVENMEIANDAVVSDGNLNRPPGETIADETTTEVDEPVPDDMEIQRIQDSVTIVSNRLTKAINALKTGASSGEATNVLQMLLKIVRNIIEQPNEMKFKRLRKGNPAIKRKILNFAAAVEILSVVGFGEEMVREGTGAQEPYLVLKRNDPGLLWIAKSMIESHTTGS; encoded by the exons ATGAAAGTCTCTGTTATGTGGAGAGGAAACACATACACGATTGAGATCGATCCCAATGCTAATCTGAAGGAACTGGGTTATGAATTGCGAAAGTTAACGGCCGTCACGGCGGAGACGCTCCGTCTGATCGTTCCTCGGTTAAATGAAAAAGGCTCAAACTTGATACTTCCCTTTTCTGACGAGCACCTCCGCTTGACCTTGCACGAATCTTCCATCGTTGAG GGCAAAACTATCAGAATGATGGGAGTGACTGAAGAAGAGGTCAATGGAGTTCAAAAAGATGCAACGCCCGACATGAGAATACTTGGCTTCGAGGACGAGGAGAGAAGAAGGCTTAGGCTAAAGAAGCTCTCCAGCACTTCAATCAAGCTCCCACAGGGGCCTTACATCTTCTGCGGCTTCCGCACTCTTCAACTCCCCGGTGTAGAG TTAAACCCTACTCCTGCTGATGCTTTAAAGAGAATGCACATGCTTGCATCCGACCCTGGTATTATCGCTATTATGAACAAG CATCGTTGGAGAGTAGGGATTATGACGGAACTTGCTCCTGTTGGTTATGTTGGTGTTAGTCCTAAATGTCTTCTTGGCTTTAACAAG AATCAAGGAGAAGAGATCTCTTTACGTCTTCGGACTGATGATCTAAAGGGATTCAGGAAGTACCAGAGCATCAAAAAGACACTACTCCATGAGCTG GCTCACATGGTATACACGGAGCATGATGAAAACTTTTATGCTCTTGATAGTCag TTGAACAAAGAAGCTGAAAGCTTAGATTGGACTAAATCAAGGGGTCACACTTTGAATGGAGCGAAAGCTACTAAGGACTTTGATGATGAAGAGGGATTCTTTGATGAAATTGGAGATGAAAACTTTGGTCAGAGACTTGGTGGAAATCAATACGATCATCTGGGAAATGCTCGTCAATCGTCTGTTGCTGCTGCTTATCACCGTCTCTCCCAGACTAGTGACGTTGGTGCTTCGAAACTGAGAGAGGAACCTGATCCTGATGACTCGGTTGATGAGAATAAACAGCAAATTCTCCCTGAAGCTCACTCTGATTCTAGGAGTGAGCTTGAGCCTGATCCTGACGACACCACTGAAGATGCATCAACACCAGAACATCACTTGGGATCGCTTGAAATCGCCAGTGGTGTTTCCCATCCTGCTGAACCTGATCCAGATGATGTGGAAACACGCACAAGTATAGCGGAAGTTGAAAACATGGAAATAGCAAATGACGCAGTTGTGTCGGATGGTAATTTGAATAGACCTCCTGGAGAAACCATTGCAGATGAAACAACCACTGAGGTTGACGAGCCAGTTCCAGATGATATGGAGATTCAGAGGATCCAAGACTCTGTTACCATCGTTTCTAACCGTCTCACGAAAGCTATAAATGCCTTGAAAACTGGAGCCAGCTCCGGTGAAGCAACCAATGTGCTacaaatgcttcttaaaatagTGAG GAACATCATTGAGCAACCAAATGAAATGAAATTCAAAAGGCTGCGTAAG GGAAACCCTGCAATTAAGCGCAAGATACTCAACTTCGCAG CTGCGGTTGAGATCCTTTCTGTGGTTGGCTTTGGGGAAGAGATGGTACGGGAAGGCACAGGAGCACAGGAACCATATTTGGTACTGAAACGCAATGACCCTGGCCTCTTGTGGATTGCTAAGTCCATGATTGAATCACACACCACAGGTTCCTAG
- the LOC106424975 gene encoding fimbrin-5: MSSYVGVVVSDPELHSQFTQVELRTLKSKFNSNKTLLDRFTVGDLPPVLAKLNAFSGTFDADEIKSVLDKSYPDADQEVDFETFLRAFLSVQARGVEKSGGSKGSSSFLKTSTTTVHHAINEAEKASYVSHVNSYLRDDPFLKSYLPIDPATNAFFDLVKDGVLLCKLINLSVPGTIDERAINTKKILNPWERNENLTLGLNSAKAIGCTVVNIGTQDIAEGRPYLVLGLISQIIKIQMLADLNFKKTPSLFQLVDDTQDAEELMGLAPEKVLLKWMNFHLKKAGYEKQVTNFSSDVKDGEAYAYLLNALAPEHSTHVTLETKDPTERAKKVLEQAEKMDCKRYLSPKDIVDGSANLNLAFVAQIFQHRNGLTDDSSKSTSFAEMMIDDVETSREERCFRLWINSLGTATYVNNVFEDLRNGWVLLEVLDKVSPGSVNWKHANKPPIKMPFKKVENCNEVIKIGKELRFSLVNVAGNDIVQGNKKLLLAFLWQLMRYTMLQLLKNLRSHSQGKEITDADILNWANRKVKRVGRTSQADSFRDKNLSSGIFFLELLTAVEPRVVNWSLVTSGETEEDKKLNATYIISVARKLGCSIFLLPEDIIEVNPKMMLILAASIMYWSLQQQSDTESNVSEDATDEGDANSVTGEISNLSLDEASESSPSGQDQELVTKADEDDVDNGNNKDA, encoded by the exons ATGTCAAGTTACGTTGGTGTCGTCGTCTCCGATCCAGAGTTACACAGCCAATTTACTCAAGTGGAATTACGAACCCTTAAATCCAAG TTTAATTCAAATAAAACGCTCTTGGATCGCTTCACCGTTGGAGATTTACCTCCTGTTCTCGCCAAGCTCAACGCTTTTAGTGGCACCTTTGATGCCGATGAGATCAAATCTGTTTTGGACAAGTCTTATCCCGATGCTGATCAAGAAGTCGATTTCGAGACTTTTCTCCGG GCCTTCCTAAGTGTGCAAGCCCGGGGAGTCGAAAAATCAGGAGGGTCCAAAGGTTCTTCCTCATTCCTCAAAACTAGCACCACTACGGTTCACCATGCCATTAACGAAGCCGAGAAGGCTTCCTATGTTTCCCATGTCAATAGTTACTTGAGAGATGACCCTTTCTTGAAGAGCTACCTTCCTATTGATCCTGCTACTAATGCTTTTTTTGATCTCGTTAAGGATGGTGTTCTTTTGTG TAAGCTTATCAATCTTTCTGTTCCTGGGACCATCGACGAACGAGCTATCAACACTAAGAAAATTCTTAACCCATGGGAGAGGAATGAGAACCTTACTCTTGGTCTCAACTCTGCCAAAGCTATTGGCTGCACTGTCGTCAACATTGGAACACAGGACATTGCTGAAGGAAGA CCATATCTCGTACTTGGGTTGATATCTCAGATTATTAAG ATCCAAATGCTGGCTGATCTCAATTTTAAGAAAACTCCTTCACTTTTTCAATTGGTGGACGACACTcag GATGCGGAGGAGCTCATGGGGTTAGCTCCTGAAAAAGTTCTGCTAAAATGGATGAATTTTCATCTCAAGAAAGCTGGTTATGAAAAGCAGGTTACAAATTTTTCTTCTGATGTGAAG GACGGCGAGGCATATGCATATCTGCTTAACGCTCTTGCTCCAGAACACTCTACGCATGTTACATTAGAGACCAAAGACCCCACAGAAAGAGCGAAAAAGGTTCTTGAGCAGGCTGAGAAGATGGATTGTAAAAGATATCTTTCTCCTAAAGATATAGTGGACGGCTCAGCAAATCTTAACCTTGCATTTGTGGCGCAAATATTTCAGCACAG GAATGGATTAACTGATGACAGTTCAAAGTCAACGTCGTTTGCTGAGATGATGATAGATGATGTGGAAACTTCACGAGAAGAAAGATGTTTCCGCCTCTGGATTAACAGTCTTGGTACTGCCACTTATGTCAACAATGTTTTCGAGGATCTAAGGAATGG GTGGGTTCTTCTTGAAGTTCTTGACAAAGTTTCACCTGGCTCAGTCAACTGGAAACATGCAAATAAACCTCCCATAAAAATGCCATTCAAAAAGGTTGAGAACTGCAATGAAGTTATAAAGATTGGCAAAGAACTTCGATTCTCCCTTGTCAATGTAGCTGGAAATGACATTGTGCAAGGAAATAAGAAACTCCTCCTCG CTTTTCTGTGGCAATTAATGAGATATACAATGCTCCAACTTCTGAAGAACTTGAGATCTCACTCGCAAGGTAAAGAAATTACAGATGCAGATATTCTAAACTGGGCGAATAGGAAAGTGAAGAGAGTGGGCCGAACTTCTCAGGCTGATAGCTTCAGA GACAAGAATCTGTCAAGTGGAATCTTCTTTCTGGAACTTCTGACTGCGGTAGAACCAAGAGTTGTCAACTGGAGCCTCGTTACCAGTGGAGAAACAG AGGAGGATAAGAAGTTGAATGCCACATACATCATCAGTGTTGCAAGGAAGCTCGGATGCTCCATATTCTTGTTGCCTGAGGATATCATAGAG GTGAACCCGAAAATGATGCTTATTTTGGCGGCTAGCATCATGTACTGGAGCCTCCAGCAACAATCAGACACAGAGTCGAATGTCTCAGAAGATGCGACTGACGAAGGCGATGCAAACTCTGTTACTGGTGAGATCTCCAACTTGTCCCTTGATGAGGCCTCTGAGTCCTCTCCAAGCGGCCAAGATCAAGAACTGGTGACAAAGGCAGACGAGGATGATGTTGATAATGGGAATAATAAAGATGCATAG